The nucleotide sequence actctttcgcgttcgcgaaacttTGTTTCTAGCcccctgaaatccttcttcgcgttcgcgttggaACCTCACGTTCGTGAAGCTCTGTCTCtcccttcatcgcgttcgcgttccccttctcgcgttcgcgtagttatgacgttccactcttcgcgttcgcgtactagTTCACGCGTTCACAAAGGGCATTCTTTGGGCCATCCGAttccccttcttcgcgttcgcggatgCATTGTCGCGTTCACGATGAGTAACCTGAGCACCTTcactttttcttcttcgcgagcGCGATATTTCCTCCGCGTTCGCTATGCTTTAaatatctgggcagaatataagtttccaaatcgagggttaggccatttttaacattcatggagttctagagctcggttttgggcgattctttgtggggttttcaagcaaaacaattgggtaagtattcttcacctagaatagattatattccatgaatttattcttatttttatcatttaatttgtgactTGGGTTGAGTAAagtgttggtttttgaagaaaattcctaaaatgaaaaatcatgatttgttGGACCAAATGGTGTTGGAATTGGATAagttttgtatggttgaactcattttGGAATGGGTGATCGGAATTTGTAAAATTTgacgggtttcgaggtgcgggcccgagggtcgacttttgggtcgatttttataTCTTTGTAAAGATTAAACATTATGATCCGAAATAgcttcttatgtgttttatttatgctttgaagttaaattggttagatttgagccgttcagaggtcttttcacccgagaagtgcattCTAGAGTACCGATTTGtcatctttgaggtaagtatcttgcctaaccttgtgtgggggacttcccccttaggaattgagtcttttatgctaattgtagtccgtgcataagaggtgacgagtgtgtgctcggacttatttgtggaaaatatGCTCTAGGGTTCGTAGGTCATTATGTTCAATGTGGAGACTATTTTGTTATGATTGAGTTTGATAATTGCTTAAATTGTCTCTATATGCTCCAAATGATATTGCTAGCTTTCCTTGGATTCTTACGTGTTGCATTGACCCTCaactgccttaattgaagtgattgcccTTCTTGTTGTCtggatacttcttgattgtgagttcctctatgactttttgcaaataggttacatgtccaattgttgtggttgtCGGTGTAGTTCTCACTTgtttattatgtcttgttgtgtGGTTGGGATTtcattgtgaagttaattgttgatacaagtttggttatagctgatgccCTTGCTGGGACATATTTGATTCTTACTGTTGGTTCCCTTCCCGTGACGTGTCTATTCTTgttgttgactcccttgccgggatattgttgtttccttataattcccttgccgggacgttgtTGTTTCCTTACTATTTCCTGGCCGACATTCTATTATAATTGATgatgagatataatgaaatgggagcgggtggtatgcctatcacaaaatataatgaaatgggagcgggtggtacgcctaccacaagatatgatgaaatgagagtgggtggtacgcctacgacaagatatgatgaaatgggagcgggtggtaggcctaccacaagatataatgaaatgggagcgggtggtacgcctaccacaagatattatgaaatgggagcgggtggtacgcctaccacaagatatgatgaaatgggaacgggtggtacgcctaccacaagatatgatgaaatgggaacgggtggtacgcctaccacaagatatgataaaatgggagcgggtggtacgcccaccacaagatatgatgaaatgggagcgggtggtacgcctaccacaagataagtgaaatgggagtgggtgacacgcctgccacgagataaataaGATGAAAGTGaaattatgtgttttgttttcttaTCCTTGTTAGCGATTGGATTTTTTTGGTGCCGTGCACCTTCGGTTTGCTATGTTTAGTTGTTGTTGCCAATTCAAATGTATAAACTATTTAATTCTTTCATtgctgtgatcctttgtgttggaaccCACAGTGTTTTCAGTACCTCaccgtatttatatatatttatttatacgttccaatacttcaaatttcaataattgttacatccttaattcaattagtttATCAATTATATCtccttaaaccgtctgaggttgtattttactcaaaaagaaatttttactaagttttaagttttcaactcccctgttaaaggtaataattcttccgatgttgtattttaaatttaaaggggTATTTTCTTACGagaatgatttctaaaaataacttcatcttttctcgccgatttttttcaaacttatttagaaattcaaatttaatttatattatgaaaaTGGGACTTCTTGAACATCTTAAGTGTATTTGTAAGGACATTTGATATTGTATATCATGGGGATTTTGTTGTTAAGAGTGAGATGAAAAATacgtgggcacaaggtgccgtatGTGCtgaaagttcgaaagttgagattatgatatgagaaatcGAGGATTGAAATGGTCGAGATGATGCATTAAACTTAATGGGAGTGATTGAGTTGACATTGTTTCTTTAGTTGGATACATTCTTAATTTTCTCTGTCTCTACTATATCAGTGTTGAATTGTTTGGCTTATTTGATTTACGTGATCTCGAATCCTTACTATCCCTGTTCTCCCTTTATTGTTTATACTGTTTGTACCTGGATTTCTCTCCGTAGTTGGTATTACTTCGTTATCTTTATCTTGATgtttattatcatatcctgttAATCTTaattgaccagtaggtgtcttgactgttcctcgtcactaccccaccgaggttagtcttgatacttattgggcaccgctgtggtatgctcatactacacttctgtaaaTTTTTTTgtatacagatccaggtattgatcgatagtagctgtgcgggtcgtCGCAGTGGATACTCACGGTAACCTGCTTCTGCGTTCGCaggtctcggagtcaccttcaattgtaatTATTTCCATTTGCTCTTTGTTTTGGGGCAAAGAtgtattattttgtgtaattactCTTAGATgggcttgtgacttgtaccaccaGTTTTGGAGAAATTTTGGATTATTTAGAGTTGGTTAATTTAAAGTTAGAAAACATCGATGTTATTTCAGTTTATAtcaggcttacctagtttagagactaggtgccatcccGAAATCCAAcgaagggaaaattgggtcgtgacactttgttACTCCCAAATCTtgaagaatttgagaagttgTAACAAATTCAATACAAATTTTAAGCAAGATCCATCTGCAATAAAAAAAAAGTCCATTATTCAAATGGCCAGTTAACTATCCGAAATTACATAGTAAAGTTATTGTTCGTTTGCTCTAACAaaaaagtcacttaactatgccTACATATAGCACTCATAAGGTCACTCAAGCAAATTTCTCAAACTTTTGCTGGCCAAATATCTATTTGACTATCTAAATTAtcaatttttttatcttttttttttaatttttaatattattttttcctttctaaTTTATATTATGCACTTAACTATAGAACAAATAAATTTAACTATGCACTTAATTCCATATGTTTGGCACCTTTGGAGTACTTATCGTTCTTGGAGAAGAATACTCATGCAGAATTTTCACAGTAAATTTTCAGTGGCTTGGTAATGGTGTCGACAACCCCAAGTCATGAAATAAAGTTTCGCAGCCATAATGTGTGAATTgtgtcttcaaaacatgccacaaATTCTACGTCCATCGTGGATGTAGCAATGACAAACTGTTGGCACTCTTCCATGATATTGCTCCTTAAGCTAATTGGAACAAATAACCAAACGTGGATTTTCTAGTGTCAATACATCCAGCGAAATCTGAATTCGAGTATCCAACAACTTCCAAATGCCTGGATCTCTTATACATGAGCATGTAGTCCTTCGTTCCTTTTAGGTACCTCAAAACTTTCTTTGCAGCTTTCCAGTGATCATTTTCTGGGTTAATCTGATATCTTCCCAGCATTTCGATCGCAAAACTAATATCCGATCTTGTGCAAGTCTGAGCATACATCAGACTATCAATAATAGAAGAGTAAGAAATTGATTCTTTTTTTCGTTCTTTATCATTCTTAGGGCATTGTACGAGACTAAATTTGTCCCCttttgaattggaacaatttTTACTAAACAATTGTGCATGTTAAATCTCTATAGAACTCTTTCGATATAGCCTTTTTGAGACAATCCCAATAATCTTTGTGATCTATCATGAAATATTTCTATTCCTATCACATAGGATGcctcacccatatctttcatttcaaaattcttagAGAGAAAATCTTTAGTCTCACGCAATACACCTAAATCATTAGCAGCAAGTAAAATGTCGTCAACATATAGGACTAAGAATATAAACTTGCTCCCACTGATCTTTTGGTATATACACTGACCAACATAatttttcacaaatccaaaagatGTTATGGTATCGTTAAACATTATATACCATTGTCGTgaggcttgtttaagtccatatattGACTTCTTCAGTTTACATACCATTTGACCTTTTCCTTTAGTTTCGAAACCCTCTAATTGATCCATATAAACTTCCTCCTCGAGGTCTCCATTAATAAAGACAACTTTTACATCCATTTTATGTAATTCTAAATTATAATGAGCCACCAAAGCCATAACAATTCTTAacgagtctttctttgagaccggTAAAAAAGTCTCTTTAAAATCAATGCCTCCTTTTTGAGTATAACCTTGGCAACAAGTCTGGTTTTATATCGTTTAATATTGCCATTTGAATCGTGTTTGGTCTTAAAAACCCATCTACACTCGATTCTTTTAGAACTTTCTGGCAATTCAACGAGATCCCAGGCTTTATTGTATTCCATGGATTTTAACCCTTCCTTCATGGCATCAATCCATTTATCAGACTCATTACTTTCTATGGCTTGTGAATATGAAACCGGATCCTTATTAAGACATATGTCAAAATGTGACTCTTGTAAATAAACTACGTAATCATCTGAAATATCCGATTTTCTTactctttgagattttcttaatGACATTTCTTGTGGTTCATTTGTATAAGATATTTGTGAGTTAGGTTCTTCATGAAGTGTTTCATCCAAATACTGCTCGGTATTGTTAAAATGTTCTTCAACAACTGAAACAATATTTGATATTTGTATGGAAGTTGGCACATTTGTAGGTAATGGCACATTGACTCTCACCTCTTTTATTTCCACACTTTGTTTTGTAGCACTTCCACTAACTTTACCATTTCTCAATGAATCTTGCATTATCGATTTCAATAATTCTCGAACTATGGTTTGGATAGTAAAAAACATACCCTTTAGATTTCTTTGGGTAACTAATAAAGTAATCACTTACTGTTCAAGaatctaattttttttcttgtgGATTATAACCTCTAGTTTCCGCTAGGCATACCCAAACATGCGTGTGCCTTAAACTAGGTTTTCTTCCCGTCAACAGTTCAAAAGGAGTCTTTAGAAATGCCTTAGTAGGAACCCTATTTAATAAATATACAACATTTCTAAGAGCATACATCCACAATAATTTGGGTAATGAGGAATTACTCATCATGCTCCTAACCATATCCATAAGTGTTCGATTACGCCTttctgcaacaccattttgttgaggctTTTCTGGCATAGTATACTGTGCACATATGCCACGCTCCTCGAGGAACTTTGCAAATGGATCTGGAGATTGTCCTGATTCATTATATTTTTCACAATATTCACACCTCTATCTGACCTaatgatttttatctttatatctATTTACCTTTCAACCTAATTAACAATCATTTTGAGAGCATCTATTGCTTAagatttttctttcaaataatagATGTATCCATAACGTGAAAATTATCgaaaaaagtgataaaatatttttctccaccAAAAGATGAAACATCAAAGGGTCCACAAATATCGGTATGTGTAATTTTAAGAAGCTGGGTGCTTCTTGTGGCACCTTTCTTACTATGTTTAGTTTCCTTTTCTTTAATGCAATCCAAACATATATTACTATCAgtaaaattcaaattcaaaagaaTCTCATTCTTTACTAATCTTTCTAACCTTTTCTTGGATATATGACCCAAACGTCTATGCCACAAGTAAGCAAAACTTTTATCTAGTGAATTACGTTTAATTCCAACATTATGTTGTACAGTAAGAAGGGATTCAGGAAAATAATGTCgaatttcaatttatataaaccaTCACTAAGAATACCAGAACCATAAGAAACAACATTCTTATATAAATTAAAACATCTATTTCTAAACTTTAAATCAAATCTAGAAACATCAATtcttgaaagagaaatcaaattcaTAGAAACTGAAGGTACATAAAGAGTCTATAATAGATCAAGGTGACGTCCAGTCTCCATGATCAAATGATAAGTCCCTATGCCTTCAATTGGAGCCTTCATATGATTTTCCATGAACAAGAaatccttatttggatttgtagttTGGATCGTAAGGAATCCCTGCAATGTAGTAGATATATGAGCAGTTGCACCAGAATCAAGCCACCAAGTATTATTAGGAACTTCTATTAAATTTGATTCGAAAGAATTGaataagattggatttttgagtaaaagacctcagAATCATGATTTGGAGGTTCCAGCAggatcgtatgatgattttggacttagtcgtatgtccggatcggattttggatggcccaggagcatttcggcgcatattgtgaaagttagcattttagaagaatttcataagtttgggttaaaGTGCCTTTCACTGTTATCAATGTGTGTTTGAGAttctgagtttgggaatagcttcgtatggtgattctggtcttgggagcgcgatcagaagtgaattcggaggtccgtaggtcattttggggtcatttggcgaaagttagaaatttgaaggtttttgagaagtttgaccggaagtggactttttgatatcggggttggattccaattttggaagttggagtaggtccgaaatgtcaaatgtgacttgtgtgcaaaatttgaggtcaattggacatgatttgataggtttcgggattggttgtggaagttagaagttcaatagttcattaggcttgaatcgatgcaaaattagtagttttgatgttatttggaatgatttgagacctcgagcaggtCCATTTTATGTTATGGAGCGGGTCGGTTTGATTGGACGgtgtcccggggggcctcgggtgtgtttcgaattgTGTCACgatcttatttgatgtttcaaccTCGTTTATTTGGGAATAAAGGAtaccacattaagaaaatgagctccaaattcattttttattgaaccattatatccgtatcataattagGGAGCTATAgaaaaaagaatcgtcaaatttggacatcgtatgagaaagttatgctcatttttgtgtcgggaaaactgctggtttctggtgtggtcgcaattgcgaacatctcTATCGCAATTGCGGTGCtcagttcgcaattgcaaaccttttgtcgcaaatgcgaccttttcCATCCCTTCCTTGTTCACATTTCAAAGGCTTTTTGCGAAccctggatcgcaaatgcgacatctgcagcttgtTTTCAGCTGTGTAACTCGGGTTTttgcttcattttatcatattttgaaccctaggtccgagagtgggtgattttgagagaggattttcgtatcaaatcattgggtaagtgcctCTAAccaattttaatatattttgtgGTTATATCTTAGACTTAACAtcaaaattcatgagaatctaaaggaaaatttggggttttgaagaaaaacatagaaattggtatttttggattttgaccacgaatttgggcataaaattggaaataaattatatatttgagttcgtggggttatgggtaaagtttatcttcgaaatttttgGAATcggggcatgtgggcccgagggtgattttaccgacttttcgagcggagttgagacttgttataaattggatttttaaagagtattagagtatatatttatgggtttgcaGCTTTATTGCCTGTTTTGGAGCGCtaggcatcggtttgagtcgtcggaagggcttgggagccggttatgcaTTTTcgaagcgaggtgagtctcctttctaaccttgtaagagggaattgtccccatagtgaattaattggatatgtgcttctatttgtggggtctacgtatgcacgaggtgacgagagtccatgcgtagctactattattcTTAATTccggtagtctaggacccaaaagcatgctttacttgtaatattcGCAATCTTCTTGAcaatttaaaattgttaaaacATATCGAACGCataaatgaatttctaaatgaCTAGACATTGTTTCTTgatttttaaaaagagaaattgCCTTTTCTTGAATAATTGCTCCTTGATTAATTCTTGAATGACTGCTtgaatatgtttatctattttgTAACGGGCCGTACGCTTCGGTAAGttaaatagatacatctatggtttgcgccattcgaccatctggcagtgcacaatttaaatattattggatcggaCCGTATGACCtcgcgcatgcttgtattgcttgactTGCAAATCTATAAATGATGATATTGCCTCCCTGTCCtgagataaatgtataaatgatgaaaacaaatttggaaatttcctattaataaaagaattatttactTGCCTCATGCTATTGAGTTAAAgtcatttttatgaaaattcccGATTTTCTATATTATTGGTATTATTGTTATTGGACCCCTAGTAAGTgccaaagtcgacctctcgtctctacttcttcgagattagacgggatacttagtGAGTACatgttatttttgtactcatgctacacatgctatgcatttttgttgcacatgcatatgtatctctagtggcctagtgggcatAGCAGCATGGGTGATACAGAGACTTATGTGAGCTGCACTTCTCGGGATGAcctgcagccagcagagtctctttcagattactgtatttactttctgtccaatttgtattttggacggttgttgtattacatttTTTCCTAGAGATAGcacatgcacttgtgacaccgggttctgggatgattatgtgATTATTCAATATTATGTTTGTTAAAGACTTCAtgtttatttttgtgaatttcattatttattgtttaatgtataaagaaaatgatttcaacaaatactaaaatgggaatttaattaacgtcttggtgttggcttgcctgacagtgtgttcggctccatcacgacccttagtggattttgtgtcgtgacaacatggtatcagagcactaggttctctTAGgtttcatgagtcatgagcaagtctagtagagtcttgcggattggtatggagacgtccgtacttatcttcgagaggctacatgactgttaggagcacttcccttattaattcctcatcgtgcagtttgattcctttgagTCTTATGCCcttatttccttcctattcaatcctacgcgacgtgaagcgcttgttatcaaaTTGGGAACTGAGGAACTATAATGATACTACAAATGTGGCGTGGGATGTTCTCCTCGcatagttgattggg is from Nicotiana tabacum cultivar K326 chromosome 18, ASM71507v2, whole genome shotgun sequence and encodes:
- the LOC142172612 gene encoding secreted RxLR effector protein 161-like, yielding MDVKVVFINGDLEEEVYMDQLEGFETKGKGQMTCTRSDISFAIEMLGRYQINPENDHWKAAKKVLRYLKGTKDYMLMYKRSRHLEVVGYSNSDFAGCIDTRKSTFGYLFQLA